The following coding sequences are from one Rutidosis leptorrhynchoides isolate AG116_Rl617_1_P2 chromosome 11, CSIRO_AGI_Rlap_v1, whole genome shotgun sequence window:
- the LOC139876203 gene encoding TMV resistance protein N-like — protein sequence MASSTSFIQKRFKYDVFLSFRGEDTRKTFVDHLYKALADNGVVTYMDDKKIRQGRKISDELINSIKDSKLFVIVFSKDYASSSWCLEELVKIMECQKAEDQTAYPVFYDVEPIEVRKQTGVVGEAFAKHVKEKDAGKWIGAMDEVAGLTGWNLKADFNGHEVDLIRKIVKTISVELPPIWSSIDENLIGMVSRVKDVVSSLEIGTNDVRVIGIKGMGGSGKTTLARAVFEQISHTFNDGRSFVANVREVSNASLYGLSSLQKQILSDVSKDQGITINDIYDGKSKIKRMMAARRVLLVLDDVDHIDQLKGLAVEPKWFKPGSRIIITTRDEKVLKVQGVKLIIHVVNLLSNKEAICLSSRCAFGTETPVQGYEDESEQVVHYADGLPLTITLLGSSLCGEDKHVWEDVLDRLKKIPMEETLKQMEISYTGLENEYKEIFLDVACLLKGWDKDVAIRALESQGFYAKNGVRVLEEKSLISISKDNCLNMHDRIEEMGKNIVRRLHPDEPWRHSRLWNEAEIIDILANDQGTEATRGIQLRYTQDLDFEIFTRGLRNMKKLRFLYVVHYFGYSVRDGSSWKFDTLGSYMPNSLQCLRWDQFPFEFLTLNFFSR from the exons ATGGCATCTTCTACTTCATTTATCCAAAAGAGGTTCAAGTACGATGTATTTTTAAGCTTTAGAGGTGAAGATACGCGTAAGACCTTTGTAGATCATCTTTATAAAGCTCTTGCGGACAATGGTGTTGTGACCTACATGGATGATAAGAAGATCCGACAAGGAAGAAAGATAAGTGATGAGCTTATCAATTCGATAAAAGATTCGAAACTTTTCGTAATCGTTTTCTCTAAAGACTACGCGTCTTCATCTTGGTGCTTGGAGGAGCTTGTCAAGATTATGGAGTGCCAGAAGGCAGAAGACCAGACTGCTTATCCTGTTTTCTATGATGTGGAACCGATTGAAGTCCGCAAACAAACCGGTGTAGTTGGAGAAGCATTTGCCAAACATGTGAAGGAAAAAGATGCCGGGAAATGGATAGGGGCTATGGATGAAGTAGCTGGTCTTACGGGGTGGAATTTAAAGGCCGATTTTAATGG GCACGAGGTTGATTTAATCAGAAAAATTGTCAAAACGATTTCAGTGGAGTTGCCTCCCATTTGGTCAAGTATTGATGAAAATTTAATAGGCATGGTGTCCCGAGTTAAGGATGTTGTTTCAAGTTTAGAAATTGGTACTAATGATGTCCGTGTGATAGGGATCAAGGGGATGGGAGGTAGTGGGAAGACAACTTTGGCCAGAGCGGTCTTTGAACAAATATCTCATACTTTTAATGATGGTCGAAGCTTTGTTGCGAATGTAAGGGAAGTTTCAAATGCATCTTTGTATGGTTTGAGTTCTTTGCAGAAACAAATCCTTTCGGATGTGTCCAAAGATCAAGGCATCACAATAAACGATATTTATGATGGGAAAAGTAAGATTAAAAGAATGATGGCTGCTAGAAGGGTCCTTCTTGTTCTAGATGATGTGGATCACATTGACCAGCTTAAGGGATTAGCAGTTGAGCCTAAATGGTTCAAGCCTGGAAGTAGAATTATCATTACAACAAGAGACGAGAAAGTGCTCAAAGTACAAGGAGTGAAATTAATTATTCATGTTGTCAATCTGTTATCGAACAAGGAAGCAATTTGCCTTTCCAGTAGGTGTGCGTTTGGGACAGAGACTCCAGTTCAGGGTTATGAAGACGAATCGGAACAAGTGGTACATTATGCTGACGGTCTTCCCCTAACAATCACGCTTTTGGGTTCGTCTTTATGTGGTGAAGATAAACATGTATGGGAAGATGTGTTGGATAGGCTAAAGAAAATTCCAATGGAGGAAACTCTTAAACAAATGGAAATAAGCTATACAGGTTTAGAAAATGAGTACAAAGAAATATTCCTCGATGTTGCGTGCTTACTTAAAGGTTGGGACAAAGACGTAGCGATCAGAGCACTTGAAAGTCAAGGATTTTATGCGAAAAATGGTGTAAGGGTTCTTGAGGAAAAATCACTAATATCTATTTCTAAAGATAATTGCTTGAACATGCATGACCGAATAGAAGAAATGGGCAAAAATATTGTTCGTCGTTTACACCCTGATGAGCCCTGGAGACATAGTCGATTGTGGAATGAAGCAGAAATTATAGATATATTGGCCAATGATCAG GGTACTGAAGCAACAAGAGGTATCCAACTTAGATACACACAAGACTTAGATTTCGAAATTTTTACGAGAGGACTTCGAAACATGAAGAAACTTAGATTTCTTTACGTGGTACATTATTTTGGTTATAGTGTGCGTGATGGAAGCAGTTGGAAATTTGACACACTTGGCTCGTACATGCCAAATAGTTTGCAATGTCTGCGATGGGATCAGTTTCCGTTTGAATTCTTAACCTTAAATTTTTTTTCAAGATAA
- the LOC139876204 gene encoding TMV resistance protein N-like, whose translation MYPKLKSIIIESSDFRKLDLVDAEIVELRPILSSTNETFAVMASLAENVLPSLEVGIDDVRVMGIKGVEGGGKTILARAIFDKISHKFEGQSFVEKIGEVSKASLNGLSSLQKQILSDVFKDQIITINNVYDGKKMMRRMMPGRRVLVVLDDVDHNNQLEELLVDLKWYKPGSRIIITTRDAHVLLVLRAHGVTVNIINVNVNQLSNKDSLILFSKNAFGHEIPIQTYENISEQVVHYTTRVSLAIKVLGSYLSGKDELKWIGALNKLQVPKRMAPNELLKKLEASYKSLKDEYQEIFLDVACLLKGWKKDKAIRALESQGLDATVGLKALEERSLIIIPKDNCLKMHDLVEEMGKNIVRHLHPHKPWRHSRLWVEAEIKDILDNDQGTDETTGIHLRYTQELDPESFMRGLRNMKKLRFLYLESDMDNFYDDSRSRWCRINVQGLFQFVNVLD comes from the exons ATGTACCCAAAGCTCAAATCCATTATAATCGAATCTTCAGATTTTAGGAAACTTGACCTTGTAGATGCCGAGATAGTAGAGTTACGACCCATTTTGTCAAGTACAAATGAAACGTTTGCAGTCATGGCATCTCTGGCTGAGAATGTTTTACCAAGTTTAGAAGTTGGTATTGATGATGTACGTGTGATGGGGATCAAGGGGGTAGAAGGTGGTGGGAAGACAATTTTGGCTAGAGCTATTTTTGATAAGATATCCCATAAGTTTGAAGGACAAAGCTTTGTAGAGAAAATAGGGGAAGTTTCAAAAGCATCTTTGAATGGTTTGAGTTCTTTACAGAAACAAATCCTCTCGGACGTGTTCAAAGATCAAATTATCACGATAAACAATGTTTATGATGGGAAAAAGATGATGAGAAGAATGATGCCTGGTAGAAGAGTTCTTGTTGTTCTAGATGATGTGGATCACAATAACCAGCTTGAGGAATTACTAGTTGACCTTAAGTGGTATAAGCCAGGAAGTAGAATTATCATTACAACTAGAGATGCACATGTGCTGCTAGTACTCAGAGCACACGGAGTTACGGTAAATATTATTAATGTCAATGTCAATCAATTATCGAACAAGGATTCACTTATTCTCTTTAGTAAAAATGCATTTGGGCATGAGATACCAATCCAAACTTACGAAAACATATCGGAACAAGTTGTACATTATACTACTCGTGTTTCCTTAGCGATTAAGGTTTTGGGTTCGTATCTCAGTGGTAAAGATGAACTTAAATGGATAGGTGCACTGAATAAGCTGCAAGTCCCAAAACGTATGGCACCCAATGAGCTTCTTAAAAAACTTGAAGCTAGCTATAAAAGTTTAAAAGATGAGTACCAAGAAATATTCCTAGATGTCGCGTGCTTACTTAAAGGTTGGAAAAAAGACAAAGCGATTAGAGCACTAGAAAGTCAAGGATTAGATGCTACAGTTGGATTAAAAGCTCTTGAGGAAAGATCACTCATAATTATTCCTAAAGATAATTGCTTGAAAATGCATGACCTTGTCGAAGAAATGGGCAAAAATATTGTTCGTCATTTACACCCCCACAAGCCTTGGAGACACAGTCGATTGTGGGTTGAAGCAGAAATTAAAGACATATTGGACAATGACCAG GGTACTGATGAAACAACGGGTATCCATCTTAGATACACACAGGAACTTGATCCCGAGAGTTTTATGAGAGGTCTTCGAAACATGAAGAAACTTAGATTTCTTTACCTGGAAAGCGATATGGATAATTTTTATGATGATAGTAGAAGTCGAtggtgtaggattaatgtgcaag gtttatttcaatttgtaaatgtACTAGACTAG